A single genomic interval of Peribacillus sp. FSL H8-0477 harbors:
- a CDS encoding Cof-type HAD-IIB family hydrolase, translating into MTETNKLEVYAVIKAIAIDMDGTLLNKNQKVSKENKEAIERAQAEGVEVIIATGRSYQEARFALDETNLECPVIGVNGAVVLTKSGEITTSNTMNIDDVKQVVDYLEQKQIYFEIYTSEGTYSKNYEKSAAALVDVYVTANPDVDPVEITQIVHNRLSLGQVKTIPSYYDLLTKENLSYYKILIFSNNLELLGEAGGELKRIESLAVTSSGHGNLEISHVQAQKGIALEIYLKEKGITLNEAMAIGDNFNDKSMFERVGRAVAMGNAPEEIKKICHLTTGINDDSGVAQAIHAALNEQLVK; encoded by the coding sequence ATGACAGAAACAAACAAACTAGAGGTGTATGCAGTGATAAAAGCGATTGCAATTGATATGGACGGTACATTATTAAATAAAAATCAGAAAGTCAGTAAAGAAAACAAAGAAGCCATTGAACGAGCTCAAGCTGAAGGAGTAGAAGTTATTATTGCAACTGGGCGATCGTATCAAGAAGCAAGGTTTGCTTTGGATGAAACGAATCTTGAATGTCCCGTTATTGGTGTAAATGGTGCTGTCGTCCTAACCAAATCAGGAGAAATCACAACATCAAATACAATGAATATAGACGATGTTAAACAAGTGGTCGATTACTTAGAACAGAAACAGATCTATTTTGAAATCTATACTAGTGAAGGTACGTATTCTAAAAACTACGAAAAATCAGCGGCCGCTCTTGTGGATGTTTATGTAACAGCTAATCCAGATGTTGATCCGGTAGAGATTACTCAAATCGTTCATAACCGCCTTTCTCTTGGTCAGGTGAAAACCATTCCAAGTTATTATGATCTTCTGACTAAAGAAAATCTAAGTTATTATAAAATCCTTATATTCTCTAATAATCTAGAATTACTAGGGGAAGCTGGCGGAGAATTGAAACGAATAGAAAGCCTTGCAGTTACCTCATCGGGCCATGGAAACTTGGAAATTTCTCATGTCCAGGCACAAAAGGGGATTGCACTTGAAATTTATCTGAAAGAAAAAGGCATCACTCTGAATGAAGCGATGGCCATCGGTGATAATTTCAACGATAAATCCATGTTTGAACGGGTTGGACGAGCGGTTGCAATGGGTAATGCTCCAGAAGAAATAAAGAAAATATGTCATTTAACGACAGGCATAAATGATGATAGCGGTGTTGCACAAGCCATACACGCTGCTTTAAACGAACAATTAGTAAAGTAG
- a CDS encoding PRK06851 family protein, which yields MKGKTRHYFAGGNTARGFYSLYETNLENLEKLFILKGGPGTGKSTLMKKLGLVWEERGVDVEYLHCASDAQSIDGIIFPTLKAGIVDGTPPHVIEPKAPGAVEEYVNLGTAWNSSQLGDKRENIVQLTEAIDIAYEQAYKLFAEALSVHDEWEEIYINNLDFAKLNQLTEKLMTNFFGEMVLNKTSDVRHRFLGAATPTGAVDYVPNLTTDIPKRFFLKGRPGSGKSTMLKKLAAEGKRRGFDVEIYHCGFDPNSLDMVIVRELGLAIFDSTAPHEYFPSREGDEIVDIYKTAILPATDDIYAEEIKEISERYRSKMTAATNYLSQAKELHDKLEEIYIAAMDFEKINEIQKTIEDKMNQIALQYQ from the coding sequence TTGAAGGGGAAAACTAGACATTACTTTGCAGGCGGGAATACAGCCCGTGGGTTTTACAGCTTATATGAAACAAATTTAGAAAATCTCGAGAAATTATTTATTCTTAAAGGTGGTCCAGGAACTGGGAAATCAACGCTCATGAAGAAATTAGGCTTGGTCTGGGAAGAAAGAGGAGTTGATGTTGAGTACTTACATTGTGCCTCAGACGCCCAGTCCATCGATGGAATTATTTTTCCAACCCTTAAAGCAGGCATTGTTGATGGGACTCCGCCGCATGTAATTGAACCTAAGGCACCGGGTGCTGTTGAAGAATACGTGAACCTGGGTACTGCTTGGAACTCGAGTCAACTAGGTGATAAAAGGGAAAACATCGTACAGTTAACTGAGGCTATTGATATTGCTTATGAACAGGCATACAAACTATTTGCTGAGGCCCTTTCCGTTCATGATGAATGGGAAGAAATCTATATTAATAATCTTGATTTTGCTAAGTTGAATCAATTAACTGAAAAGCTCATGACAAATTTTTTCGGTGAAATGGTTCTAAATAAAACCTCAGATGTTCGACATCGCTTCTTAGGAGCAGCCACACCAACTGGGGCGGTCGATTATGTTCCGAATTTAACCACTGATATTCCAAAACGCTTCTTTTTAAAAGGCCGGCCCGGCAGCGGGAAATCTACCATGCTAAAGAAATTAGCAGCAGAAGGGAAGAGAAGAGGTTTTGATGTTGAAATCTATCATTGTGGGTTCGATCCAAACAGTCTGGATATGGTAATAGTCCGCGAATTGGGATTGGCTATCTTTGATAGCACGGCTCCCCATGAATACTTTCCTAGCCGGGAAGGGGATGAAATTGTGGATATTTATAAAACTGCGATTTTACCAGCAACAGATGATATTTATGCGGAAGAAATAAAAGAAATTTCTGAAAGATACCGGTCAAAAATGACGGCGGCGACAAATTATCTCTCCCAAGCTAAAGAACTGCACGATAAGCTTGAAGAGATTTATATTGCGGCGATGGATTTCGAGAAAATTAATGAAATTCAGAAAACCATTGAAGATAAAATGAATCAAATCGCGCTTCAATATCAATAA
- the ybaK gene encoding Cys-tRNA(Pro) deacylase produces MSKTNAMRVLDKQKIPYQSLSYNNEDGKIHGTAVAEKIGKPADQVFKTLVASGAPGHIYVFVIPVADELDVKKAAKAAGEKKIEMLPVKDLQKWTGYIRGGCSPIGMKKLYPTFIDHTAEQLETMIVSGGKVGCQIELPPQELLQITDAEFIELTKAK; encoded by the coding sequence ATGAGTAAAACGAATGCGATGAGAGTCCTGGACAAACAGAAAATTCCTTACCAATCGTTATCCTATAATAATGAAGATGGGAAAATTCACGGAACAGCGGTTGCCGAAAAGATTGGGAAACCAGCAGATCAAGTATTTAAGACATTAGTTGCTTCGGGGGCTCCAGGACATATTTATGTATTTGTCATACCAGTAGCAGATGAATTAGATGTCAAGAAAGCAGCCAAAGCTGCTGGAGAGAAAAAAATTGAGATGCTGCCTGTCAAGGATCTGCAAAAATGGACAGGCTATATTCGCGGAGGCTGTTCACCGATTGGAATGAAAAAACTCTATCCAACGTTCATTGATCATACGGCAGAACAGCTTGAAACAATGATTGTCAGCGGCGGAAAAGTCGGGTGCCAAATTGAGTTACCGCCGCAAGAGTTATTGCAAATAACGGATGCCGAATTTATCGAGCTGACAAAGGCAAAGTAA
- a CDS encoding ATP-binding protein, whose product MRDVLNLPVTGGSLIFASDNSGGIGMKKEDVVTASYDVVAYYSFRVAVIECMAAGADPIAVVMENFCGEQAWSELEAGVRQGQAELGLTIPITGSTETNMEMVQSALGILVIGQKKEEEEKVASGKMGVIGTPLMGEGVINHPELIAPLSLFKWCCEQENMTILPVGSKGIANEWLHLDPSGTIPQAVESLDLNASAGPSTCFIIVFDPEKEAEIAAKAGHWFHR is encoded by the coding sequence ATGAGAGATGTTCTAAACCTGCCAGTCACAGGTGGTTCGTTGATTTTTGCCAGCGATAACAGCGGCGGTATCGGCATGAAGAAAGAAGATGTTGTGACGGCTTCCTACGATGTAGTAGCTTACTATTCGTTTCGAGTTGCAGTTATAGAGTGTATGGCTGCAGGAGCTGATCCGATTGCCGTGGTCATGGAGAATTTTTGCGGAGAACAAGCATGGAGTGAATTAGAAGCAGGCGTCCGTCAAGGTCAAGCAGAGTTGGGTCTTACAATTCCTATTACGGGAAGTACAGAAACCAACATGGAAATGGTTCAATCAGCCCTCGGTATTCTGGTTATTGGACAAAAGAAAGAGGAAGAAGAGAAAGTGGCGAGCGGGAAAATGGGCGTGATCGGCACCCCGCTTATGGGTGAGGGCGTGATCAATCATCCGGAGCTGATTGCACCGCTCTCTCTCTTTAAATGGTGCTGTGAGCAGGAAAACATGACTATTCTCCCCGTTGGCTCAAAAGGCATTGCCAATGAGTGGCTGCATCTTGACCCAAGCGGGACAATTCCACAGGCAGTTGAAAGCCTTGATTTAAACGCTTCAGCAGGCCCTTCCACCTGCTTTATCATTGTATTTGATCCAGAAAAAGAAGCTGAAATTGCAGCTAAAGCTGGTCATTGGTTTCATCGATAA
- a CDS encoding ECF transporter S component produces MDVRKISTLAMFIALSAVGAAIKIPSIVGSLALDSFPALIAGVLLGPINGGIVAGLGTLISAIISGMPLGPLHFIIVLEMFILVWMFCTLYNTSQKLGAVTLFLVGNALIAPLPFMFIISTSFYIALLPSLITATVINLVIAVILMPKLVPILKRLIFKAGHDS; encoded by the coding sequence TTGGACGTTCGAAAAATAAGCACCTTGGCGATGTTTATTGCCCTATCCGCTGTAGGTGCGGCAATTAAAATTCCTTCTATCGTCGGCAGTTTAGCACTTGATAGTTTCCCTGCCCTTATAGCAGGTGTACTATTAGGGCCGATTAATGGGGGAATTGTGGCAGGTCTTGGGACCTTGATTTCTGCTATTATCAGCGGGATGCCGCTTGGGCCGCTGCATTTTATCATTGTTCTGGAAATGTTCATCCTAGTTTGGATGTTTTGTACTCTATATAATACCAGTCAAAAATTAGGCGCGGTCACACTGTTCTTGGTCGGAAATGCGCTCATTGCACCACTGCCCTTCATGTTCATCATTAGTACATCATTTTATATTGCCTTGTTGCCTTCGTTAATTACTGCAACTGTTATTAACTTAGTCATCGCGGTTATACTAATGCCAAAGCTCGTCCCTATTTTAAAAAGGTTGATTTTCAAAGCGGGTCATGATTCATGA
- a CDS encoding cob(I)yrinic acid a,c-diamide adenosyltransferase yields MKIYTRTGDKGKTSVIGGRVDKDDIRVESYGTVDEVNSYIGKAVTELTPDLFSDVIADLEKIQHELFDCGGDLATISEKAPEKLSEDAITYLEERIDKFIEEAPDLEKFILPGGSVPAATLHIARTVTRRAERLVVSLTKTGVPVSPLSLQYLNRLSDYLFALARVVNFRLGVKDVEYARSANVFRGGKRKERE; encoded by the coding sequence ATGAAAATTTATACACGTACTGGGGATAAAGGCAAGACGAGTGTAATTGGTGGAAGAGTGGATAAAGATGATATCCGTGTTGAGAGCTATGGTACGGTTGACGAGGTAAACAGCTATATTGGTAAAGCCGTTACTGAGCTTACTCCCGATCTATTTTCAGATGTAATCGCTGATTTAGAAAAAATACAGCACGAGTTATTTGACTGCGGCGGCGACTTAGCGACCATTTCAGAAAAAGCACCTGAAAAATTAAGTGAAGACGCCATTACGTACTTAGAAGAACGAATTGATAAATTTATTGAAGAAGCACCAGATTTAGAAAAGTTCATTCTGCCAGGAGGATCGGTCCCGGCAGCTACTCTTCATATTGCTCGGACGGTGACACGCCGTGCGGAACGTCTTGTCGTTTCACTGACTAAAACAGGTGTACCAGTATCACCTTTGTCTCTCCAATATTTAAATAGATTATCTGATTATCTATTTGCCCTTGCACGTGTCGTGAACTTCCGTTTGGGTGTTAAGGATGTGGAATATGCACGTAGTGCGAATGTATTCCGAGGCGGAAAAAGAAAGGAACGTGAATAG
- a CDS encoding bifunctional adenosylcobinamide kinase/adenosylcobinamide-phosphate guanylyltransferase: MYFVTGGSYNGKAKWVREQLQVTDETIWLSAYRDHDLPKNLDPHCKRIVLEGIERWIKQDTQQLNAEDIRASWKLRMEGFLNWEKENTDRHLIIIGSDLSKGIVPIEASDRTWRDACGWVYQDLVERADRVELIWYGINQQLK, translated from the coding sequence GTGTACTTCGTTACAGGTGGTAGTTACAACGGCAAAGCAAAATGGGTAAGAGAGCAATTACAAGTTACAGATGAGACAATCTGGTTATCTGCATACCGAGATCATGACTTACCAAAAAATCTGGACCCCCATTGTAAAAGGATCGTACTAGAAGGGATTGAACGTTGGATTAAACAAGATACTCAACAACTGAATGCGGAGGATATCCGTGCTTCTTGGAAGCTTCGGATGGAGGGGTTCTTGAACTGGGAGAAGGAAAATACAGATCGGCACTTAATTATCATTGGTAGTGATCTCTCGAAAGGAATTGTCCCGATTGAGGCGAGTGACCGCACTTGGCGGGATGCCTGCGGTTGGGTGTATCAGGATCTTGTCGAAAGGGCTGACCGGGTTGAACTTATCTGGTATGGTATTAATCAACAACTAAAATAA
- a CDS encoding histidine phosphatase family protein, producing the protein MDHGLVITLFRHGITEANKRREYLGWTDSPLLQEEQEKWVEANYEVVYCSDLPRCEKTAALLFPKITPISKVELREMNFGDWEGKTYQDLVDEPSYRDFLDRPFEASPPNGESFSVFSARVQRGWNHIVEDINERGIRRAAVITHGGVIRSILSKLAVENKEFWDWDVPHSRGYQFAWESIQSARRGERCTSLQVVVTTAKQNG; encoded by the coding sequence ATGGATCACGGTCTGGTTATTACATTATTTCGTCATGGGATAACAGAAGCCAATAAACGGAGGGAGTATCTTGGGTGGACGGACTCGCCATTGCTGCAAGAAGAGCAGGAAAAGTGGGTCGAAGCTAATTATGAGGTAGTTTATTGCAGTGACCTGCCTCGCTGCGAGAAAACAGCAGCCCTTCTTTTCCCTAAGATTACTCCGATCAGCAAGGTAGAACTTCGAGAAATGAACTTTGGCGACTGGGAAGGCAAAACATATCAGGATTTGGTCGATGAACCTAGCTATCGGGATTTTCTTGACCGTCCATTTGAAGCAAGTCCTCCAAATGGGGAAAGTTTTTCTGTTTTTTCCGCAAGAGTACAACGAGGTTGGAATCATATAGTAGAAGATATCAACGAACGTGGTATACGACGAGCCGCCGTGATCACCCACGGTGGTGTAATTCGCTCAATACTTAGTAAACTGGCTGTAGAGAATAAGGAATTCTGGGATTGGGACGTTCCTCATTCTCGAGGCTATCAATTCGCTTGGGAGTCAATTCAATCAGCAAGGAGGGGTGAACGGTGTACTTCGTTACAGGTGGTAGTTACAACGGCAAAGCAAAATGGGTAA
- the cobS gene encoding adenosylcobinamide-GDP ribazoletransferase yields MSALIGFLINLQFFTAIPIKREFPMDNKYLHRAIQTFPLVGLLLGCLMSGTLYLFVEWTPFSTSAIAFMIWLLTIGLTGGLHLDGWIDASDAFFSYRDKKKRLEIMKDPRTGAFGVLSVIVLLAARFLFIYEIIEKSTPYTYALILVIPFISKIVMGVVLCRFPFAKQEGLGAYFQKASRKNSTHVYWGYAMAGLIGAYLISPALLWQFIWMAAAAYLSFLFIRKKTIEWFGGITGDVLGASVEGVELSLWITVWLLHYFVMG; encoded by the coding sequence GTGAGCGCACTTATTGGGTTCCTCATTAATCTGCAATTTTTCACCGCTATACCGATTAAACGTGAATTCCCAATGGACAACAAGTACCTGCACCGCGCAATACAGACCTTTCCGTTAGTTGGTTTGCTGTTAGGCTGTTTAATGAGCGGGACACTTTATCTGTTTGTCGAATGGACGCCCTTCTCAACCAGTGCGATTGCATTTATGATTTGGCTGCTGACTATTGGTCTAACCGGAGGGCTTCATCTTGACGGCTGGATTGATGCGAGTGACGCATTCTTTTCCTATCGTGATAAGAAAAAACGCTTAGAAATCATGAAAGATCCACGAACAGGGGCCTTTGGTGTTTTATCAGTCATTGTTTTATTAGCTGCTCGGTTTTTATTTATCTATGAGATTATTGAAAAAAGCACACCGTATACGTATGCTCTGATCCTTGTTATTCCGTTTATCAGTAAGATTGTGATGGGTGTGGTTCTATGCCGTTTTCCATTCGCAAAACAAGAGGGTCTAGGCGCCTATTTTCAAAAAGCATCCCGTAAAAATAGTACGCATGTTTACTGGGGATATGCGATGGCAGGCTTAATAGGAGCTTATCTAATCAGTCCGGCGTTGCTGTGGCAGTTCATATGGATGGCAGCAGCTGCGTACTTGAGTTTTCTTTTTATCCGAAAAAAAACAATCGAGTGGTTTGGCGGGATAACAGGAGATGTGCTTGGAGCTTCTGTGGAAGGAGTTGAATTATCTCTATGGATCACGGTCTGGTTATTACATTATTTCGTCATGGGATAA
- a CDS encoding bifunctional adenosylcobinamide kinase/adenosylcobinamide-phosphate guanylyltransferase, whose amino-acid sequence MEKAPIYFVTGGVRSGKSTFAEKLTRQCSQDLNRGLVYIACGRARDEEMALRISKHQEQREQSNVTWQIREFPTNIEESVKTFDHKPVVLIDCLTTLLDNELFSANTEWSQIQASQVYDKILAGLETIQQNVSSLVLVSNEVLHEYSHFSSVQLYQRTLGLLHQEIVQRAEKAYVVESGIPVMMKGPQS is encoded by the coding sequence ATGGAAAAAGCACCGATCTACTTTGTAACCGGAGGAGTTAGAAGCGGAAAAAGTACATTTGCAGAGAAATTGACAAGACAATGCAGCCAAGATTTGAACAGAGGTTTAGTTTATATTGCCTGTGGAAGAGCGCGTGATGAAGAAATGGCGCTGCGTATTAGTAAGCATCAAGAACAGCGAGAGCAAAGCAATGTAACTTGGCAGATTAGAGAGTTTCCAACCAATATTGAGGAATCTGTAAAAACCTTTGATCATAAACCTGTTGTCTTGATAGATTGTTTAACGACATTGCTTGATAATGAACTGTTTTCAGCAAATACGGAATGGAGCCAAATTCAGGCCAGCCAAGTATACGACAAAATTCTTGCCGGTCTTGAAACGATTCAGCAAAATGTAAGTTCCTTAGTACTTGTCAGCAATGAAGTGCTTCACGAGTATAGTCATTTTTCTTCCGTCCAGCTGTATCAAAGAACGTTGGGTTTGCTGCATCAAGAGATTGTTCAGCGTGCTGAAAAAGCTTATGTAGTGGAATCAGGTATACCTGTCATGATGAAAGGACCCCAATCGTGA
- a CDS encoding pyridoxal phosphate-dependent aminotransferase, which translates to MQLPLHGSNPHYLYQSLKVTMPDSFYDFSANINPLGPPAGLKEQWPSFFESILEYPDPETRELTELAASMEHVSENSILFGNGGAELISLTARMLAGKNVLIIQPAFSEYAAACLANQCTITNYILKEPEWKLDVEGLKPLIKNQDALYLCTPNNPTGMSYAKEDVLELLTACQKENCLVILDEAFYDFVLDPFTYRTYLSRFANLIILRSMTKMFAMPGVRLGYLLAHPGIIDALQSFKPHWSVSSLAQKAGSICLREIVHQKETVEYIEKQKRQLQSFYKTTGLVISQSSVNFYLLRDPELDDTKYLLTYLLGKGIVPRHTYNFPGLDGKWLRFAVKGERDHAVLMEEFTQWKKHRSTL; encoded by the coding sequence TTGCAACTGCCGCTTCATGGATCTAATCCACATTATTTATATCAATCACTAAAAGTTACGATGCCAGACAGCTTTTACGATTTCAGTGCCAATATTAATCCGCTTGGACCACCAGCAGGATTAAAGGAACAGTGGCCATCTTTTTTTGAGTCAATCTTAGAGTATCCAGATCCTGAAACTAGAGAACTAACGGAGCTGGCTGCAAGTATGGAACATGTTTCAGAGAACTCCATTCTCTTTGGGAATGGAGGGGCAGAATTGATTTCATTAACTGCTCGAATGCTGGCAGGTAAAAACGTTCTAATTATTCAACCTGCTTTTTCTGAATATGCCGCTGCATGTTTAGCAAATCAATGTACCATTACAAATTACATCCTCAAAGAGCCAGAGTGGAAGTTGGATGTCGAAGGCTTGAAACCGTTAATTAAAAATCAGGATGCGCTTTATTTATGTACGCCCAATAATCCTACAGGCATGTCTTATGCCAAGGAAGATGTGTTAGAGCTCCTAACTGCTTGCCAGAAAGAAAATTGTCTAGTGATTCTTGATGAAGCTTTTTATGACTTTGTCCTTGACCCTTTTACATACCGAACGTATCTCAGTCGTTTCGCAAATTTGATTATTCTTCGCTCGATGACCAAAATGTTTGCGATGCCAGGAGTCCGCCTTGGATATCTACTCGCGCATCCAGGTATTATTGATGCCTTACAGTCTTTTAAACCACATTGGAGTGTCAGCAGCTTGGCTCAGAAAGCAGGTTCAATCTGCTTAAGAGAGATCGTTCATCAGAAAGAAACGGTTGAATATATTGAAAAGCAGAAGAGACAGCTTCAATCTTTCTATAAGACGACCGGCCTGGTAATCTCTCAAAGCTCGGTGAATTTCTATTTACTTAGAGATCCAGAACTAGATGATACCAAATACTTATTAACTTATTTGTTAGGAAAGGGTATTGTGCCGCGCCATACATATAATTTTCCCGGACTAGATGGTAAATGGCTTCGATTTGCGGTTAAAGGTGAACGGGATCATGCCGTATTGATGGAGGAGTTCACACAATGGAAAAAGCACCGATCTACTTTGTAA
- the cbiB gene encoding adenosylcobinamide-phosphate synthase CbiB, giving the protein MLPHLLALSLAFLLDRLIGDPPSWPHPVKWMGAYIAKLDRLLNQGHAKKRKGLLMMSSLLLIVFTLTSVIVYLAYQQHVAAGILVEAVIISTTLAQKSLHIAGMDVYRPLALADLTEARSKLSYIVGRDTDQLHEGEIVRATVETIAENTSDGITAPLFWAFIGGAPLAMMYRAINTCDSMVGYQNKQYLDFGWASAKMDDIVNWIPARLTGLLMLLNPNRGPHSFRKRAAIVVRDAKMHPSPNSGWGEAAVAALLGVQLGGVNYYKGIISNRAKMGESVIPLQANHIKLTTQIMHRTSWLFMLMLWIGGILLATAASWI; this is encoded by the coding sequence ATGCTTCCTCATTTACTTGCACTCAGTCTTGCATTCTTGTTAGATCGATTAATCGGGGACCCGCCATCTTGGCCGCATCCAGTTAAATGGATGGGGGCTTACATTGCAAAACTGGATCGATTACTTAATCAGGGTCATGCAAAGAAAAGAAAAGGGTTGCTGATGATGAGTAGTTTATTGCTCATAGTTTTTACGCTGACGAGTGTCATTGTTTACCTTGCCTATCAACAGCATGTGGCGGCGGGTATTCTGGTTGAGGCAGTGATTATTTCGACTACACTGGCCCAAAAGAGCTTACATATTGCGGGAATGGATGTTTATAGACCCTTGGCTTTGGCAGATCTTACTGAAGCAAGAAGTAAGCTTTCGTATATTGTTGGCCGAGATACCGATCAGCTTCATGAAGGAGAAATTGTCCGAGCAACCGTCGAGACTATTGCTGAAAATACCAGTGATGGCATTACAGCTCCGCTATTCTGGGCGTTCATTGGCGGAGCGCCCTTGGCTATGATGTATCGGGCTATTAACACATGTGATTCAATGGTTGGATATCAAAATAAGCAATACCTTGATTTCGGGTGGGCATCAGCAAAAATGGACGATATCGTCAATTGGATACCGGCCCGTTTAACAGGGCTGCTGATGCTGCTTAATCCAAATAGGGGACCGCATTCTTTTAGAAAGCGTGCGGCGATTGTAGTACGTGACGCCAAGATGCATCCGAGTCCGAACAGCGGCTGGGGAGAAGCTGCTGTTGCTGCCTTGCTCGGTGTGCAGCTTGGGGGAGTCAATTATTATAAAGGTATCATATCTAATCGAGCGAAGATGGGAGAATCAGTCATTCCACTTCAAGCAAATCATATTAAACTTACAACCCAAATCATGCATAGGACCTCATGGTTATTTATGCTGATGCTCTGGATAGGAGGGATTCTGCTTGCAACTGCCGCTTCATGGATCTAA
- a CDS encoding adenosylcobinamide amidohydrolase, which produces MLKVKELTGGYAEEPVIHSLSFAVRKGELFGILGPNGSGKTTLLHMISGIMRSDTGSIYIKGLPIQSYSAKQLARTVAVLPQHSSQTFSYTVKETVSLGRYAHQSGWLNTWTEEDERIVQEVMEQTGVLAFQDKSMNELSGGEIQRVMLSQALAQQPEILLLDEPTNHLDLSYQKDLLDMMKKWSVEKGLTVISIFHDLNLAALYCDNLLLLEKGRIQIIDTPNNVLQQERIQHVYKTKIEKHPHPVLPKPQMFIVPEKQAGDNQEIKIEQRYVTQTEEYISLRSPIPLRTMSSGVTGAGTGWYDTFVNRHVNHDYNCEDHLEEMNLFLQERGFDPAETVGMMTAVDLRYAVYQFYQDRDFSIFIIVTAGVGNAVDASRASEHTEDSSPGTINTWIFINAKLAEEAFIHSIVTATEAKVKALMQLNVMDYITHSSATGTSTDSVLVAATQRGTFLPYGGTATPLGKLIGKGVYECTMKALQKNQYTREDE; this is translated from the coding sequence ATGCTTAAGGTAAAAGAGCTGACCGGAGGCTACGCTGAAGAACCTGTCATTCACTCCCTATCCTTTGCTGTTCGCAAGGGGGAATTATTCGGAATTTTAGGACCGAATGGCAGCGGGAAAACGACATTATTACATATGATAAGCGGGATTATGCGTTCAGACACTGGCAGCATCTATATAAAGGGTCTGCCTATCCAGAGCTATTCCGCAAAGCAGCTGGCAAGAACGGTAGCAGTACTGCCGCAGCATTCTTCCCAAACCTTTTCCTACACTGTAAAAGAAACGGTTTCGCTTGGCCGTTATGCTCATCAATCTGGCTGGTTGAATACCTGGACAGAGGAGGATGAACGAATCGTGCAAGAGGTGATGGAGCAGACTGGTGTCCTAGCCTTTCAGGATAAAAGCATGAATGAGCTGTCAGGTGGTGAAATACAACGGGTAATGCTCTCGCAAGCCTTGGCGCAGCAACCAGAAATTCTTTTGCTTGATGAACCGACCAATCACTTAGATCTTTCCTATCAAAAAGATTTGCTTGATATGATGAAGAAATGGTCTGTGGAGAAGGGCTTAACCGTTATCTCGATTTTTCACGATTTAAATTTAGCCGCTCTGTATTGTGATAATCTCCTGCTCTTGGAAAAAGGAAGAATCCAAATCATTGATACTCCGAATAATGTGCTCCAACAGGAGAGGATTCAGCATGTATATAAGACCAAAATTGAAAAGCATCCACACCCTGTGCTGCCGAAGCCTCAAATGTTTATCGTTCCCGAAAAACAGGCAGGTGATAATCAGGAAATAAAAATAGAGCAGCGGTATGTAACGCAGACTGAAGAATATATTTCGCTGCGTTCACCGATTCCGCTGCGTACGATGTCATCCGGAGTAACAGGAGCTGGTACCGGCTGGTATGATACGTTTGTTAATCGGCATGTTAACCACGATTATAATTGTGAGGACCATCTAGAAGAAATGAACTTGTTTTTACAGGAGCGAGGATTTGATCCTGCGGAAACGGTAGGGATGATGACGGCTGTTGACCTTCGATATGCAGTCTATCAGTTCTATCAGGATCGAGACTTTTCAATTTTTATTATTGTAACAGCGGGTGTTGGAAATGCTGTTGATGCATCAAGAGCAAGTGAACATACGGAAGACAGCTCACCTGGAACGATCAATACCTGGATTTTTATAAACGCAAAACTTGCAGAAGAAGCGTTCATTCACAGTATTGTTACGGCGACTGAGGCGAAAGTGAAGGCTTTGATGCAGCTTAATGTTATGGATTACATCACCCACTCTAGCGCGACGGGGACATCAACAGACAGTGTACTGGTTGCTGCGACCCAAAGGGGCACCTTTTTGCCATACGGCGGGACAGCAACGCCGCTCGGGAAGTTAATCGGTAAAGGTGTCTATGAATGTACGATGAAGGCGTTACAGAAAAATCAGTATACGAGGGAGGATGAATGA